A window of Pan paniscus chromosome 16, NHGRI_mPanPan1-v2.0_pri, whole genome shotgun sequence genomic DNA:
AGTGTATTAGGATCAGGGAGGCAGTATGGTGCTGAGAGCAAGAAGGAGTAATTATCTCTGACTAGatgagaaggcttcctggaggctgtgaagtctcAGTTCCATTTTAATGAATGGAGCAGCAGagacagagcaggaggtgaggtGCAAAGGTACCAGCATCCAAAAGGGCATTTGGGAACTGTTGGTAGCAGAAGAACgaaaagagaggaggaggtgggggatgAGGGATCATCACTCAGGTGGTGGCCTTGGCTGCAATACCATGAAGCTGAAAGTCACTAACAGGTATGGTCATTTCTGTTTTAGACTCTTTGAGCAGCTGTGTGCAGGAGGACAGAGAGACCAAACAGagagagaccagttaggaggctgctgTAATAAACCAAGCAAGATACAGTGTGCACGGGAACTAAGGCACAGGATTCTAGGGATATTTAGGAAACCTGAAGCTTTGGACTGATTGAGAAGCTGGCATAGCAGTGCAAGGTGACACCCCGGCTTCTGACTTAGACAGGAGGGCAGCCAGTGAAATCAGCAGGCTAGGTTGGAAGCAGGCTTCCAGGAGTGAGGGCAAGCTGAGACTCTCTATAAGCTCAGAAAAGCCAAAGAGAGCAGCAGAAATTTTCTTCATTATCTCAGAAAAGTTATTCAAATTCTTGCTCACACctccttttaataaaatatgatgcATTTCATTCTGTCTTCATAGTGAAAAATCATTGCCCTTTGCTGAGAATTAATAACCTTTTGAGTTAATACCCTTTGGGTAGGAAAATTGGTTTCATTAACACCTCCCCTTGCACTTTGTAGGTTCATCATCTCTTGGTCCTGCTGTCCCCTGAAACCAAAAGCCCAAGACATATTATTTGAGAAGCCTGAATGATTTTATTCTCAGAAAGAATGATCAGGGTCCTTATTAATTGGGCTGAATTGAGTTCACTGACCAAAAAGGTCAGAGCGGCCTTGTGTCTGCTCCTCAGCCGCAGGGGAGCCCACCTTCTACCAGAAGGAAGGGATGAGAGCTTCCTCTCCCAGCTCTTGGCCTGATCCCTAATCTTGGCAGAAAAGATGCGCCCATCTTGACATGCCACGCCATGGAAACGCGCCACCTTGTCAGGCTCTACCAGGCCTCTTGGCAGAGGTGTCTGTCTCTGGTCTAGCACCACAGACAGGACAGCTGTCGGGCTGCCTGGCAGAGTTGGATGGCCACTCACCCACCCCTCCAAAGTGGCTCATGGTCATAGTGAGGCTCCCCCAGAAGAGAGGCTGGAAGGCCCTTCAGTCAAACAACAGAAGGTGATATGTTAAAAACaatcttcctctccttttccacCTCCCACGGCCTTGGAAAGCCTCCGAATGGACATTCCTCTACTCTTTTCTGTTGCAAACTCTTTAGCAGCAGCCTGGCATCTGGAGCATGAAGCCCAGACTCTTCAGCATCCCAGGGCCCTCCATGCTCTGGCCTGCCTGGCCTTGTCTCCTGCCTCTTTATGTATGCAAGGTTGCATGCCTGTGAGCCTCGACTCATGTTGCTCCCTCAGCCACCCCTGACCCccacaacaaaacacacacacacactcaatcaTCCTGCAAGGCCAGGGTCAACATCGCATTCCCTGAAAAGCCCTCCCTGAATGCCACACCCTCCCTCAAGCAGCATCCACTACTCCCACTGTGATTCCCCCAACCctgccccacactcacccctgtACCTTGTCCCTGCAAGGCTTACCTGATATAATCTGTCTGCACGTGAGGACAAGTTGAGCCTCAGGAGCTAATACATAGTGTCACCCAACTAAGATGCTCTATTCACTGTCTCTCTAGGTAGGGATGTAGGGATGAAATTGGAGACAGCgatacctgggttcaaatcccgtCTCTATCAGTTTTTGGCAGTGTGATTTGGGGTGAGGTGCTTATCCACCAAGCCTCCAAAACTGCCTTGCCTATATTCCTTATGACCTAGAGGGTGACTCTAGTGCTTGATTGGCTGGTCACTGGGATAACAGGCTAGAGGATCTGGTGATCTCAACCTCCTAGGCCACCCTCCATCACTTGGCCATTCCactggaaacagtcttttgggCTCCCCACAGTTGTGGCTCATTCTGATCTCCAGCATCTCCCAGTAACCTCTTTGGCTTGTGCTTGTAGAAGCAGCCTTTGAGAAGACGGAGGGCTTCAGATGGAGCAGATGCCAGGCTAAGCACCGTCCCCAATCTTATATTGCAGAGCCATTTGGAAGAAGAGCTCAAGCTGTTGAAACAAACAAAACGCTGCATGAGATGAAGACCAGATTCCTGCTCTTTGGAGAAACCAATCAGGGCTGTCAGATTCGAATCAATCATCCGGACACGTTACAGGAGTGCGGCTTCAACTCCTCCCTGCCTCTGGTGATGATAATCCACGGGTGGTCGGTAGGAAATGCTGACATGCCGTTTTTCTCTctgatttcacattttctttttttctttctagcatGTTCATGTTCATAAAAAGATAGGGAGCTGGTGATAACAACTCCATGCATAATGTTTATGAAGCTCGCTCTAATTTTCCAAGTGCTTCCCCACGCATTAGCTCATTGATTATCTCGATTCCATGAGTAAGCAGCGtgagaaaatataattatctCCATGTTTCAGACAGAATGTGGCTCAAAGAGGTCACACAGCCCATTGGGGCCCACAAGGGATTGCAGTCCGTGCAGGAAGAAGCCTCCTTCCTGAATCTGCATGTTACACACAGGGGGACATAGGAAGCCAGAAGAATGGACTCCCAGTGAAATGTTGTATCAGCAAGGTTTAAGTTCAGCAGCAAATAACAGAGACTCAAATTAGCAGTGgttcaaagaaaacagaaatttgttttcatttcgcAAAATATTCCAAAGATATATGTAACCCAAAAACCGGCTAGACAGCTTTGGTCAATGAAGTCCTCCAGGCTCCAGCTCCTTCCAGCTCACTGCTCTGCCATCTTGGGGTGTGACCCTCATCCTCATAGTCCAAGATGGCAGCTAGAGGACTAGCCATCACATCTTTATTCCAGGAAGCACAATGTAGTAAAAGATGTACACAAAGGAGTCAAAAGCAAGGTTTTTACaagagctttattgagatataatttacaaagCGTACAACTTATCCATTTCAAGTTTACacaattcaatggcttttgaTATAAAAGAGTGTTTTTTAGGTGTCCCAGAGCCTCTGTGAAATTCTCCCAGTTACATCCATTGACCATATCTAAGTGGAAAGGTGGCTGAAAAGTATAGGctgttaaagaaaatgtagccTTTTAGTGATGCTAAAAATTCTATTACTATGGAAGAAGGAGAGAACGGATATTATTGGCAATAGGTGAAGTCAAACCATGTGAGAACTTGTCTCCAAGAGGAAATCCTGCCTCCCCAGTGTCTAGCCCACCCATGATTTCAAGCATAGTTCACAATTTGAACCCTCCAGAGATTTTGGTGTCTAGTTCATGACTTAGAAACCTTTCCCTGCCATCTAGTTGAAAAGTACTCTTGAAACCCCCATCTATCCTATCCTGGAGAGGAAAATGAACCCTTCCATCACCTGCCTCCCCTcacctctccctgcctcccacaTGACGTTCCAGCGACATCTAACTGCTTGTATTAATAGCTTCCTCCACACCCCATGCACCtgccttctctcttcttggtCCTGGCTTGGCTTAGTCTGTGCCCTCTGCCTAGAgtgttctttctcctcctcttttcctgattAACTCCCACTTTTCCTGTAAGACACAGTCCCAAACAGGTCCTCCTGCAAGCCATTGCTGCCTTCATCCCAGCACTCCCACAGGGCATTCAGTGTCACCGGGAGTTCCCGTGCGGCCCTGAGCACTCTCCACCACTGCTCTGCAGCTCGGCTTTCTAATTGTCTGTGTTTCTCTGCTCTGCTAGGCTGTaagcttctccctgggaaggATTCTGTCCTATTCTCATCTAATAGACTACTGTGGGCCACTATCCATTATGTAATCAGTGCTCCAAAATGTTTGTTAACTGAAttaaagatcaaatgaatgagtCTTGTTTATAAATGCAACATGAAGACCACAGGAGCCTCTTACCAGGATGCTTTTACCAAAATGCACTCTTCATTATCAAAATTCTGTCCAACCTAGTATATGTCTCCTCCTCCTATTACTGCTAatattaataacaacaacaacaactgcaGTAACGAACATTTGTTGAGTCCTTACCATGTTCCAGACACTGCTCTAAGTGCTTTAGATCTATTaatgtatttctccttcataacAATCCTGGAAGGAGAGCATTATTAACCCCATTttccaggtgagaaaactgaagcgCAGAGAagttaacttgcccaaggttactcAGCTAGAAACTAGGAGAGCCTAGATTTGAACCCAAGATGCTCCATGCACACAGAAGGCACTTGGCAAATATCTAGTAAAGGAATGCGTCTTACCCTGGAATGGCATGACAGGCCCTCAAGGGAGCTCTCCAGCTTCACCCGCTATTGTCAAGCCTTCACCTCCTATTGTCTAGCCTTCACCTCACCAgctttcctcctctcccctgACATACCACGCTGCCCTTTCATGATTCTGTGACTCTGCACgcactgttccttctgcctggaatgccttaGACCTCACCACTACCACATTCACCTGCCCATCggtattctttttgtttctttgttttgttttgttgagatagggtctcactctatcgcccaggctggagggcagtgtgatctcagctcactgcagactcgacctcctaggctcaagccatcctcccacctcagactctggagtagctgggactagaggcatgcaccatcacacctggctaacttttgtattttttgtggagatggggtttcaccatgttccccaggctggtctcaaactcctaggctcaagcaatccccctgccttggcctcccaaagtgctaggagtacaagcatgagccaccgcgcccagcccccaccCATATTCGTCTTACTGGACTCCTATTGATCCTTTAAGGCCCAGCACAAGTGTCTTTGCTCTGTAAATCCATCAGAAGTGCCCTGCAAATTGGTTCTCAAACaaggcacacacacagaacaattctctgtaaacattttttaCCTCCTACTATGTCAGGCTCACAGTGCCCATCCTGCTAAGTCCAGCATAACGCAGTCTGCAGGGCAGAGCCAGTGCTATGGGTTTAGGGGTGAGGTGGGGCAGCTGCACGCAGAAGGAGGCGTACAAATGGCCCTAAGGGACAGGTCAGCTTCCAGGACCTAATTTACACATATTTCTCCACTGTTTTAAGGTTTAGAAAGTCCCTAAGAGGAAAAACATTAAGATCATTGTTCTcgggagggggcgggggggaaCGTTTGGAaaaatctggagacatttttggttttcaaaaCCTGGGGCAGTGGGTGGGTGTTGCTGGCATCTAGTTAGTGaaggccaggaatgctgctaaacatcgtacaatgcccaggacagcccccacaacaagGAATTCTCTGCCCCAAAATGTCAACTGTGCATGGCTGAGAAACGTCGTAGCAAGCCCTTCCTCTTGTGGGGAAGGATCCAGCATTATCCAAGAgctggagaaggaagaagggtGAGCGGGGAGACAGGAAACTAGTGCgaccctccctctgtcccctcctCAGGTGGACGGCATACTAGAAAACTGGATCTGGCAGATGGTGGCCGCGCTGAAGTCTCAGCCGGCCCAGCCAGTGAACGTGGGGCTGGTGGACTGGATCACCCTGGCCCACGACCACTACACCATCGCCGTCCGCAACACCCGCCTTGTGGGCAAGGAGGTCGCGGCTCTTCTCCGGTGGCTGGAGGTACCGACCTGCCCCATCCTTCCTtcacctcccttccctcctttcccttcctctgaGAGTGAATGAATTAAGCTGATCTCCAACAGCAGcccaggcaggagaagcactAATGCTCAGCTCACAGGAATGAGAAGGCACAGGACTGACACCAGACCCCAGGGCTCTCTCAGACGCCTCCCTTGAACCCCTGTTTCACAGAACcaccttctcccctctcctcatCCACTATTCCTCTGATGCTCACCCCCTTAGACATGCTAAGGGATACAAACACACCCTGTAAGCTATCAAGCCCCCACACAAATGAGTGGGATCACTTCTGTAGGGCATTAGTGTCCAGGGGAAGATAGGCAGGCAGGAGGCTGCAGCTACCAGGCGAGGTCACAGGTACCTGAGTCCCAGAAGAGTCAGCCAGTTGAGAGACTAGTTTCAGTTTGGAGTGTGAATAAGGCACCTCATTTCTGAGCAGGCACGAAGAACAGGGTGGGCACCACAACACACTGGACCGCAAAAGGCTTTCATCCAGGCAGCTCTTCTCTTGCCCCCATCCCGCTGCTGTCTTCCAGGAATCTGTTCACTTCTCTCGAAGCCATGTTCACCTAATTGGGTACAGCCTGGGTGCACACGTGTCAGGATTTGCCGGCAGTTCCATCGGTGGAACGCACAAGATTGGGAGAATCACAGGTAATCATGCCTAATAACTCACACACTGATCTCCACTCCATAGGGGCGTCCAACAAGGACCTGCTTTTCCAACAGGCTCATCATTAAAACACCCCAACACTTATTGTGAGGGATCAGAGCTCATGAGAGGACTTGTAACATTCTTTCAAAAATGACCAATGTCATGGATTGCTGTTCCAGAGAATTCAGAGCAAATTATAGCCTCAATTCCTATTGCCTGCCCTCAAACGAATGCCTCATGTTGGTGTGCCAAATGGGACTAAAAGATGGACTTTTCTAGCAAGAAAgagtcttattttttaatctataatttACAAAGTCCAATTTGGGCGAGTTAAGGAGTGAAGAATCACAGCCTTAATTTGCTATAATTCATCAGCCACGTTAGTGCCTCCATTTCCACATTTGTGAAACGTGTATGTTTTAGTCTGGGACCCATTTGGGTTGAGGGAGGGAGCTCTGCATCAAAAACTTCACCCCAAACTCCATACACACTCAGAAATGGCCCAAGATATCCAGGAAGGTCTGCACATGTGCGAGGAAGGCCTTCCTCTCAGGCTTCCGTGACACCAACCCCACCCTTCACACTGCCAGGCATTGGATCCAAAAACACACAGCTGGTGAGATTGTTCCCCAGTCCAAGTCTGAGGCCCACTGATACCACAGGTATaaaacccgggaggcacaggcaAGGCCTTTCTCGGTGTGGAAGCCCCAGAGCgccccagcctctcctcctgctGATCCCTTCCCATAGCTCTAGGCTTCAACGACACAAGGTTTTTCTCTACTTCACAAACACACCATGGCCTCTTgtgcctctgggcctttgcatgCACTGTTTGCTTTGCCCACCACTAAGCCACTCAAACTCCTCctcatccttcaagacccagCAGGCTCAAACAATATTTCACAGGCCAAAACAAAGAGCATTTTACATGAATAACAAAGTTGTTGcgaatttatattttatcaagtgaggacattttttttttttttgagacggagtttcgctcttgttgcccaggctggtgtgcaatggcatgatcttaactcaccgcaacctctgcctcccgggttcaagcaattctcctgccttagcctcctgagtagctaagccacacccagctaatttttttgtatttttagtagatacggggtttcaccatattggtcaggctggtctcgaactcccaacctcaggtgatccaccatctcggcctcccaaagtgctgggattacagacgtgagccaccatggccggccatGAAGACATTTTTACAAACAACTACTATCTGCTATTACCATTCCTTTataaaagaatttcttttaacTTGAGAAAGAATGGGGATAATGGCAGACGTTTAAACAGAATACATTTGTGATTATGACAGCTCATTTCCTCATGCTTTTTTGTTCATCTTGCTGGTCACTGGGGAAGCCTGGTCACAGACGGGGGTGTGGCCCCCATGGATTTAACCCACAATAGCCTGGGGATGAGCAGCCCTCCCACTGAAGAAGCAGGGCCAGAGGTCAGAGTCCACACCCAGCGAGGCAGCCTCAGGCCCGAGGCCCAGAACCCTCTCCATCCAACTGGTGCTGTGGATCACATTAGGCGTATCAGCTGGGCCCACCCACCTCAGAGACAGCAGGAAAGCTCAACACCCTCTTGCCATCTTGTCATCAGCCTGatgaagaaaggaacagaaatcatatcaggacatttttctttttctctttttttttttttttttttttttgagacagagtctcattctgttgcccaggctacagggcagtggcatgatcttggctcactgcagcctccacctccctggttcaagtgattctcctacctcagcttcccaagtagctgggactacaggtgtccaccaccacgcccggctaatttttgtaattttagtagaaacggggttttgtcatgttgcccaggttggtctcgaactcctgacctcaggtgatctgccagactcagcctcccaaagtgctgggattaccaggcgtgagccaccgcgcccggccaaggacATTTTTCATTTGTCACTGGGGGTAGGGCTGGAGAACAGGTGATCTCATGGCTCACTCTCAATTCCTTCGCCCCCCAAGTAGGGAAGGAAACCAGGGCTGGGGTGGGACACCAGAGGGTCCTCCagagaaggcagaggaagaaagaCAGGGAAAAAAACTTTGAGCACATAAATACTCCCCAACCACAGTCAGCCAGGAGCTGCCACCTTACTTCATGCACAGACATCTGTCACTTGAGGCCCAGAGCTTTGAGCTCCCCTACTTGCACACAACATTTTCACATACAGTGAAATGTCCCGCGGCTGTTCTGGACGTTCTAATGAAATGACATCTTAGGAGAAAAATCAGCTTGTTTAGGGAAATTATTGACAACATACAGGCAAATAAATTTCATTCTTTGATAGGTAGGTTGGAACTACTTATAATGAGCATATTGGCTTTTTTTGTATGCAAACAGATGGTCTTGAAAGTAGCTTGAGAGGTACTCAAAATTGATTTGCTCAAGTAAATCAAGCATTCCCTCATAaccttattcctttttttttctttttgagataggatctccctctgttgcctagactgggtcacagtggtgcaatcatgattCACTGCtacctcaaactcccgggctcaagcaaccctcctgccacagcctcctgagtggctgaaactacaggcacaggccaccacatccaaataacttttgtattctttttttttttagagatggggtttcactatgctgcccaggcctcctggcctcaggcatcATAACCTTGTGTCTACCACTGGAGAGTTTCCGCAAACCTCTTTCCCCGCTAGCTAATGCCCAGCCTGTATGTAATTGTTAGCACCATGAATTACTGTGGTTTTACTGAGAAAAGGTTACGGCGAGGTTTTCTAGGGAAGGATTATGCCCTAGGTGTTTCTTCTTCCTGCTAGTTCATTAATGTATAATAATATCCAAAAGCTAAAAAGCAcatttctcttcccctctccttgcTCCCACGTAACCCTTACCCCTGCTTTCCAATTAGGGCTGGATGCCGCGGGACCTTTGTTTGAGGGAAGTTCCCCCAGCAATCGTCTTTCTCCAGATGACGCCAATTTTGTGGATGCCATTCATACCTTTACCCGGGAGCACATGGGCCTGAGCGTGGGCATCAAACAGCCCATAGGACACTATGACTTCTATCCCAACGGGGGCTCCTTCCAGCCTGGCTGCCACTTCCTAGAGCTCTACAGACATATTGCCCAGCACGGCTTCAATGGTGAGAATGAAGTCATGGGCCAGGAGCACCGGCCTACATTTCAATGGGGCCTCTGGAATTCAGTGGAATCTACCAACATACGGGACTCAGGGAAGAGTTCAGCAAGGACAGGGGCCCAGGGTGTATGGTCACCAAGCCTACCCAGAGAGAAGGAATACTGGAGTGGGCAAGGGTGCCTGTCCCCCAGCGGGCCACTCCTGGCAACAGGCCAAGGCCACGCCCTGAGGATGAACAGAGGGCACCAACAGGAACCCCCACTTCTCACCCCAGCCCCATGTGCCCAGGCAAACCCTCTCCCGGGGTACCAGCTCTTCTGAGAGTTGAGTCCGGATGCCTGTGTTTATTCTTCCTTCTCTGGAAGTTCCCTCGTTCCAGGGACCACCTCTATTCTGAACCACATGAGGATCCACTTAATAGGTTGTGGCTTCTCGATGAAGGTCTCACTCTTCATCCCACCCCATCAGTTTAATTGAGGAAATTACTCAGACTCTCCCAATGGGAAATTCAGCTTCAAATATGTCCTTGTTATGCCCTTTACCTCAGGGCAGACACGGAATGTGCTGTTATCTGGGTTGTGATCCCACTTCTCTCTCAAGTCCTAAAACCGAAATATTAACATGCACATTGATAATATGCACAGgattaaagaacaaaaatgtcAGCAGAAGCAGCACATTCCACGGGCATTCCAAATTTCTTGCTATTATAAAATATCACCCTGATTAAGACATGCCAATCACTCCAAGCCAAGTAGAGCCCTCCACCCCCACAAGCCACCTCACCCTGATCATCCAACACTCAGCTGAGAACACACTCTCTTGTGATGACACCATCCTCGCCTCTCCAATATCAGAATGACCTTCACACTCCGCACCATCTCATTTTGGCTGGACTCCCAGTCTTCCACCGCCCAGGCCTGAGAGAGCCTTCTGGGAACTTGCCCTTATCATTGCTTacatccctcccacctcccccaccccatcacCTCCCCTCCAGCCACCAGCAGTTCCCAGCTGACCATCCAGCCCTCATCCCAAACTTCACCCCAACAAAGCTCAGTACAGACCATCAGGATGGTGTATGGGCTTTATTTGCCTGGTAAACACATTCCTGACCAATCATTACCATTTGCTCTTTTGTGCTAAACTTCAAAGCGACGGAACCAAATGTAGGTATTCAGCTTGCCCAAGCTTGGGCTGGTTTTTCTCAGTCGTCTTCACCCCTGTGTTTGAAAGGGTTCCTGGGGTAGTTCTCCCAGCCACAGCTGCACAGGGGCTCACTGGATAACTGCAGATTCACCTTCACTACCTCCTGGGTGGATGAGCTTGGGGGAGTTAGTGGATGTCTCGGAAGCTCAGTTTTCTCGTCGAAAACAGCGGCCTCAAGGAGCTGCAGTGAAGATGCAGGCAGTGGAGGAGCGGACGGCACGCAGCATACACAGACTCCTAGTAGGTGCCCAAGGAATGCAGCCGCTAGCGTCCAAGGACTGCGGTGACTAATCTTGGCATTTAGCCTCCAGACAACTGGAGAAATAGCTTTTGGCAAAGTCACCTGTGCTGTCCCTTTACAGCAAGTGTTTCACATATCTTGTGGTGGTTCCTTAACATCCCCTGAGAATTATTTACCACAGATTAGGTTAAAATttggagagttaaaaaaaaaaaaaaggtcaaatccTTAGTAGATCAACCTCATAAGCTTGTTTTGGGGGTGAGGCCTGTCCAGATCTGGTTACTGGGCAATGTCCTTCCAAATCCAATTCTTGTGCTGGTTTCACAGGCCTGTTACCTAAGGGATGCAATGGCTGCTGTGGGACACAAGGTAGACATTGTTGAGAGGCCTCAGCGCTCTCCAGACCATCAGAGTGCCACGGGATTGTCTCGTGTATCTAGTTATATTAAGAGAAGAGGAGTCCCACGCAAGCCTGTTCCAGAAAACCCACCCTCCAGGCATCAGCACCTGGGCATTCTAAATTATCTCATTTGAGatagaaatatttctataataaattaCACTAACCTGCTCTCTTAATGAATTTGATCTTTCCTTAGTGACTTGGGTGCCTATTAAAATGCCTACTGTAACACGCTGGCATAAAGGAGTGCTCTCAGGATCCCGGCAGTGCCTGGGATTTTGCCTGACACTACATGACTCAGAGGGTCTACTTCCCTTAGTTTCAGTCAGTTGTCACATCCTGCTGTTGTCAAGGGGTCTGCCTTGACAAGCCCACCCTTGCCTGTTCTGTGTGCTACTGCTAACCTCCTGTGGGCTGAGAACCAAGGTGATCCTGAGTTGAGGCTGCTTTGGGTTAAGGGGTGATAACGTCCTCCTTGCCCTGTGTTCCAGCCATCACCCAGACCATAAAATGCTCCCACGAGCGATCGGTGCACCTTTTCATCGACTCCTTGCTGCACGCCGGCACGCAGAGCATGGCCTACCTGTGTGGTGACATGAACAGCTTCAGCCAGGGCCTGTGCCTGAGCTGCAAGAAGGGCCGCTGCAACACGCTGGGCTACCACGTCCGCCAGGAGCCGCGGAGCAAGAGCAAGAGGCTCTTCCTCGTAACGCGAGCCCAGTCCCCCTTCAAAGGTGAGTGTGGAGCTGGGGAGCCTTCAGAAGGGCAGGATGCAGTCCCCTGCCCAAAGGGCTCAGAAGTCCCCTTGGCTTCTTTCCTGGAGGTGCTTCAGCTCTGCTGTTGCAGTGTTTCTGAAACTGTGCAGGCTCCAGACAGCAACGTTGACACAGCCTTTCTCCTGTCCCAAGAGTGTGGCCACCTTGCTGCCAAGGGCTAGGAGGAGAAACCTCGATCATTTCTGAAACGATCCTTGGGTTGGCCTCTCTGTCCATTTTCATGCTCCCCTAGAATGTTAGATCTGCAAGGCCACACGCAGTTTACCTGGGCTACCCGGATCTCACTGTACAGAGACTTCAGGCATCTCCAAACACAGCCTAGAACCCAGTTCTTTCATCTCTGTTCACGGCCCCCATGAAAAAACTGGATTCTAGACTGCATTTCATTTCTTCTAAGATTTGAATCAGCTGATCTGATAAGACATGATATTCACCCTGAGGCACTCCCAAGACAAGATTCAGCTTCCAATGTTTCCCAGCCAGATTTTTAACCACAGGGCAGAAAGTGGGCCCAGCAGCTCTCTGGATTGAATGGAAGATTGTAGAAAGGGCT
This region includes:
- the LIPC gene encoding hepatic triacylglycerol lipase; translation: MDTSPLCFSILLVLCIFIQSSALGQSLKPEPFGRRAQAVETNKTLHEMKTRFLLFGETNQGCQIRINHPDTLQECGFNSSLPLVMIIHGWSVDGILENWIWQMVAALKSQPAQPVNVGLVDWITLAHDHYTIAVRNTRLVGKEVAALLRWLEESVHFSRSHVHLIGYSLGAHVSGFAGSSIGGTHKIGRITGLDAAGPLFEGSSPSNRLSPDDANFVDAIHTFTREHMGLSVGIKQPIGHYDFYPNGGSFQPGCHFLELYRHIAQHGFNAITQTIKCSHERSVHLFIDSLLHAGTQSMAYLCGDMNSFSQGLCLSCKKGRCNTLGYHVRQEPRSKSKRLFLVTRAQSPFKVYHYQFKIQFINQTETPIQTTFTMSLLGTKEKMQKIPITLGKGIASNKTYSFLITLDVDIGELIMIKFKWENSAVWANVWNTVQTIIPWSTGPRHSGLILKTIRVKAGETQQRMTFCSENTDDLLLRPTQEKIFVKCEIKSKTSKRKIR